In one Chitinophaga sancti genomic region, the following are encoded:
- a CDS encoding DNA/RNA non-specific endonuclease, protein MKAYLSSRLLYITAAALIVASCQKDQAPTPIASKDKTVAATIAATTTTLSESFESGTKTAYATGNVTLSSGSWSLNDALIGTLSTDAKNGSQSVRIRNTGILNMNFDATGGATTITIAHAVFGTDGSSTWQLWISTDGGSSYSQVGSTVTSSSTTLTTATFTVSVTGSYRLSIRKVSGGTNRINIDDVVVTTGSSSGGGGGGTTGDNSHLLLGNPSGAVASSVYTTNYLYDATYYIESYNSVRGTPNWVSWHLNSSDIGSTSRQNDFRANTALPSGWYQVGATSYSGSGFDRGHNCPSGDRTSSTAANSSTFLMTNMIPQAPNNNQVTWEGFESYIRTLVSAGNECYIIMGSYGTGGTGSSGSATTIDGGNVTVPSNVWKVVVVLSNGNGDLSRITTSTRVIAINTPNNNSIGSDWKSYRTSVDAIETATGYDLLSAVSTTIQASIEAQVDNQ, encoded by the coding sequence ATGAAAGCCTATCTGTCGTCTCGCCTGCTATATATTACAGCAGCAGCACTTATCGTCGCATCCTGTCAGAAAGACCAAGCTCCCACTCCCATCGCTAGCAAGGACAAAACTGTGGCCGCAACTATTGCAGCTACTACCACCACCTTAAGCGAATCTTTCGAGTCAGGCACTAAAACCGCCTATGCAACAGGCAACGTTACGCTCAGCAGTGGTAGCTGGAGCCTCAACGATGCCCTCATTGGCACACTATCTACTGATGCAAAGAACGGTTCTCAGTCCGTTCGTATCCGCAACACCGGTATCCTCAACATGAACTTTGACGCTACCGGCGGAGCAACTACAATCACAATTGCCCACGCTGTATTTGGCACTGATGGCAGCAGCACCTGGCAACTCTGGATCTCTACCGACGGTGGTAGTTCTTATTCACAGGTAGGCAGTACGGTGACCAGTTCATCTACTACCCTGACTACCGCTACGTTCACGGTAAGCGTAACGGGTAGTTACCGTCTTTCTATCCGCAAAGTATCTGGTGGCACTAACAGGATCAACATTGATGATGTTGTGGTTACAACCGGTTCTTCCAGCGGTGGTGGCGGTGGCGGTACAACAGGCGATAACAGTCATCTCCTGTTAGGTAATCCCAGTGGTGCCGTAGCCAGTTCCGTGTACACCACCAATTATCTCTACGATGCTACCTACTACATCGAATCTTACAACAGTGTAAGGGGCACACCAAACTGGGTTAGCTGGCACCTGAACAGTAGTGATATTGGCAGCACTTCCCGTCAGAATGATTTTCGTGCTAATACAGCCTTACCTTCAGGCTGGTACCAGGTAGGTGCTACCAGTTATTCAGGCAGTGGTTTTGACCGTGGTCATAACTGCCCTTCAGGCGACAGGACCTCTTCTACTGCGGCTAACTCTTCTACCTTCCTAATGACCAACATGATTCCACAGGCACCGAATAATAACCAGGTAACCTGGGAGGGTTTTGAGTCTTACATCAGAACACTTGTAAGTGCAGGTAATGAATGTTACATTATCATGGGAAGTTATGGTACAGGCGGCACCGGGAGTAGCGGATCTGCGACGACGATCGATGGTGGTAATGTAACGGTGCCCAGTAATGTCTGGAAGGTAGTGGTTGTACTTTCCAATGGCAACGGTGACCTGAGTCGTATCACTACTTCTACCAGGGTGATTGCCATCAATACACCCAATAATAACTCTATTGGGAGCGACTGGAAGAGCTATCGTACCAGCGTAGACGCCATTGAGACAGCTACCGGTTACGATCTGCTTTCTGCTGTATCTACCACTATACAAGCATCTATTGAAGCACAGGTTGATAACCAGTAA
- a CDS encoding histidine-type phosphatase, protein MFKIVFFLLLSVTAVGQSYTGTKTPYPFKQGEYTPLPKGYTAAYVNYTGRHGARFMTKAGSDVKLLALFNKSQLTPLGDSVKVMTEAFLQIEKDNYENISLLGDAEQHAIGERLRKREATAFKGRGVTIEVTHKKRTRQSADGFLKAFADYKGKQEFMMVQDTNENVLRFYDLSPAYEAYKDGKVIAARVDSLQQDPRSKEIASRISKRLFTETLAEKDQAAVAAWLYDLYSIQFSLVIEMQQAKVYFDFGKAFTKEDLQWLDKINSAADFLEKGAGLDPLGIQSRIAAPLLLDLVTTTDALTRGRLRKDAVLRFSHAEAISPLATLMGIPEASVPSASIYDFDKHWKAANIIPLSANIQWIIYGNGKKYLVKVLLNEREVALPVKTTNYPYYKWEDVKSYYLTKLKKIGVKPGDDMHKFLLNIK, encoded by the coding sequence ATGTTTAAGATCGTATTCTTTTTATTATTGAGTGTGACTGCCGTAGGGCAGAGTTATACAGGAACGAAAACACCATATCCGTTTAAACAGGGGGAATATACACCGCTGCCCAAAGGGTACACCGCCGCATATGTAAACTATACCGGCAGACATGGTGCACGATTTATGACCAAGGCAGGGAGTGATGTAAAGCTGTTGGCATTATTCAACAAGTCGCAACTAACGCCACTGGGTGATAGTGTCAAAGTGATGACCGAAGCCTTCCTGCAAATAGAAAAAGACAATTACGAAAATATCAGTTTACTGGGCGATGCAGAGCAGCATGCAATAGGAGAGCGCCTTCGCAAAAGAGAAGCAACCGCATTCAAAGGCCGCGGTGTAACAATAGAAGTGACGCATAAGAAAAGAACAAGGCAGAGCGCAGATGGTTTCCTGAAAGCATTTGCAGATTACAAAGGGAAGCAAGAATTTATGATGGTGCAGGACACCAATGAAAATGTGCTGCGGTTCTATGATCTTTCTCCCGCGTATGAAGCATATAAAGATGGAAAAGTAATTGCAGCAAGAGTGGACTCCTTACAGCAAGATCCCCGTAGCAAAGAGATTGCATCACGTATCAGTAAAAGGTTATTTACCGAAACCCTGGCTGAAAAAGACCAGGCAGCAGTAGCCGCATGGTTGTATGATCTTTACAGTATCCAGTTTTCGCTCGTCATAGAAATGCAGCAGGCGAAAGTATATTTTGATTTTGGCAAAGCCTTTACAAAAGAAGACCTGCAATGGCTGGATAAAATTAACAGTGCTGCCGATTTCCTGGAGAAAGGTGCAGGATTGGATCCATTAGGAATTCAATCAAGAATTGCAGCGCCTTTATTATTAGATCTTGTTACTACGACAGATGCGCTTACCAGGGGCAGGTTGCGAAAGGATGCCGTATTAAGGTTCTCCCATGCAGAAGCCATTTCTCCATTAGCCACCCTGATGGGTATTCCTGAAGCAAGTGTACCATCCGCCAGTATTTATGATTTTGATAAGCACTGGAAAGCAGCGAATATCATTCCTTTGAGTGCGAATATTCAGTGGATTATTTATGGTAATGGGAAAAAATATTTAGTAAAGGTATTACTGAATGAAAGAGAAGTTGCCCTGCCTGTAAAAACTACTAATTATCCCTACTACAAATGGGAGGATGTAAAAAGCTACTACCTAACTAAATTGAAGAAAATAGGCGTAAAGCCGGGCGATGATATGCACAAGTTCTTGTTAAACATAAAATAA
- the pnuC gene encoding nicotinamide riboside transporter PnuC, producing the protein MNYLDINHIVCTIMGYPLSYIELLGTLSGLISVYYASRGNVLTWPTGIINEIALAILFYQVQLYADMFLQVFFFVVTIFGWYHWKSNKADVPITRLRHKKWYLLSLGAGTLLLGTCIKNLPQWLPVYFPHPAAYPYIDSFVTVASILATILLAKKQLENWIFWIVVDVISVGLYQVKGINFLSIEYVIFLGLASWGLWQWHKKLRYA; encoded by the coding sequence ATGAATTACCTGGACATCAACCATATTGTATGTACCATTATGGGATACCCACTCAGTTATATAGAACTGTTGGGTACCCTGTCCGGTCTTATCTCTGTTTATTATGCCTCCAGGGGCAATGTGCTTACCTGGCCCACAGGTATAATCAACGAGATTGCATTGGCCATTTTATTCTACCAGGTACAATTGTATGCTGATATGTTTTTGCAGGTATTCTTCTTTGTCGTCACCATTTTCGGATGGTATCACTGGAAGAGCAATAAGGCAGATGTACCGATTACAAGATTGAGACACAAAAAATGGTATCTCCTCAGCCTGGGTGCCGGAACGCTGCTATTAGGTACCTGTATTAAAAACCTGCCTCAGTGGCTGCCTGTATATTTCCCGCATCCGGCTGCTTATCCGTATATAGATTCTTTTGTTACAGTAGCCAGCATCCTGGCAACAATATTGCTGGCAAAAAAGCAACTGGAAAACTGGATCTTCTGGATAGTCGTAGATGTAATTAGTGTAGGACTGTACCAGGTAAAAGGAATTAATTTTTTATCAATAGAGTATGTCATTTTTTTAGGACTTGCATCCTGGGGATTGTGGCAGTGGCATAAAAAATTGAGGTATGCGTAA
- a CDS encoding tetratricopeptide repeat protein, with protein MAVNSAFAQEVDQSEQATPEFPDSAFLKLKEVYSKSIEEKDHVTTGVSLQKMGNICYYLGNYPQALEYHLKADKIFREQKRKDLLAGNLNDMGILYYYNRQISIARKQYDEALLIYKQLGDGEGLAMTYGKIGHLYEKSTKYDSAFTYQRKALSQYSSLARKKGMAKIYENIGSIYEDLANFDSAYYYYSHAYDLYEQEHERVASIEVLNNLGDIFRKTGRYSEALLRTRQALLLAEKINDLYEKGAAYRDLGKTYALMQQKDSAYLYSELSRKATIDIYSLENNRQTAFLSVLFDINKKDAEITGLEHTRNIHIIVTIATIVVLILLLILGRVVLSRQRLMHATQQELMQTALENKGLQEDKLRQELEIKGKELASNTLHMIQKNQLLEELKGKLEVMAKDDKRDQKKQIQQVLQQINVSFNHDEYWNEFRDVFEQIHQDFFVNLRKKKEDLSHNDVRLAALIKLNMNSKDMATLLAISQDSLRVSRYRLRKKLGLDEGESLSAFIHSL; from the coding sequence ATGGCAGTGAATAGTGCATTTGCACAGGAGGTAGATCAATCAGAACAGGCTACGCCCGAATTTCCCGACTCCGCCTTTTTGAAATTGAAGGAGGTCTATAGTAAATCTATTGAAGAAAAAGATCACGTTACCACAGGCGTATCACTTCAAAAGATGGGTAATATCTGTTATTACCTGGGCAACTATCCACAGGCATTAGAATATCATCTCAAGGCTGACAAGATCTTTCGTGAGCAAAAGCGGAAAGACCTGCTTGCCGGCAACCTGAATGATATGGGTATCTTATATTATTATAACAGGCAGATTTCCATTGCCCGTAAACAATATGATGAAGCCTTATTGATCTATAAGCAACTTGGAGATGGCGAAGGTCTCGCTATGACCTATGGTAAAATAGGGCACTTATATGAAAAAAGCACTAAGTATGACAGCGCTTTTACCTACCAGCGTAAGGCCTTGTCGCAATACAGTAGTCTTGCCAGGAAAAAGGGGATGGCTAAGATCTACGAAAACATCGGCAGCATTTACGAAGACCTCGCAAATTTTGATTCCGCATATTATTATTATAGTCATGCCTATGACCTCTATGAGCAGGAACACGAACGTGTGGCCAGCATAGAAGTCTTAAATAACCTGGGCGACATTTTTCGCAAGACAGGCCGATACAGTGAAGCCCTTTTGCGTACCCGCCAGGCATTGCTGCTGGCAGAAAAGATCAATGACCTTTATGAAAAGGGGGCCGCTTACCGGGATCTAGGCAAGACCTACGCCCTTATGCAGCAAAAAGACAGCGCTTATCTCTATTCAGAACTCTCCCGCAAAGCAACCATTGATATCTACTCTTTGGAGAATAACCGCCAGACCGCTTTCCTCAGCGTGCTGTTTGATATTAATAAAAAAGATGCTGAGATCACCGGCCTGGAACATACCAGGAATATCCACATCATTGTCACCATTGCAACTATCGTCGTCCTTATATTATTACTGATCTTAGGCCGTGTGGTATTAAGCCGCCAGCGTCTTATGCATGCTACCCAACAGGAACTGATGCAGACAGCACTGGAAAATAAAGGACTACAGGAAGATAAATTAAGACAGGAACTGGAGATAAAAGGAAAAGAACTGGCCTCCAATACCCTCCATATGATCCAGAAAAACCAGTTGCTGGAAGAACTGAAAGGTAAACTGGAAGTAATGGCCAAAGATGATAAGCGCGACCAGAAGAAACAGATCCAGCAGGTGCTACAACAGATCAATGTAAGTTTTAATCATGATGAGTATTGGAATGAATTCCGGGATGTATTTGAACAGATTCACCAGGATTTCTTTGTCAATCTTCGGAAGAAGAAGGAAGATCTGAGTCATAATGATGTGCGATTGGCCGCGCTCATAAAGCTCAATATGAACTCAAAAGATATGGCCACTTTGCTGGCAATTTCCCAGGATAGTTTGAGAGTAAGTCGTTATAGATTGCGCAAAAAATTGGGTTTGGATGAAGGAGAAAGCCTGTCGGCTTTCATTCATTCGTTATGA
- a CDS encoding TonB-dependent receptor — MKRHLLATVSVLLWTLFANAQDKDTITQKKLDEVVIYKANTITPVTYQNLNMKVIDQKNTGQEPAFLLSETPSITVYSDAGSYQGYSYYRMRGMDQTRINTTLDGMPLNEPEDQGAYFSNYPDILNSISNIQLQRGVGTSKNGAASYAGSVQLFSPDLKDSAKTTIGGGYGAYNSYRLFGEYQTGIKNHKAFYVRASQVATDGYKYHAANNSQSIFMSGGLFYDKSTWKLNLMAGHQKNDMAWLGVADTLIAKDRRTNGNLPNEKDHFFQGLVQLQNIWQPTAHAAISSSVYYTYLKGGYGFDGNNYMGLPSEGYLFNYNFQSHFVGLFSNYTLSKDHYKWTTGIHGNLYNRRHAGTDNVVGELYRNKGYKNELSAFSKIEYYLNRFTLYADLQYRMTTFDYKGSVPFNEIHWQFLNPKAGVNFAVNHSTSLYYSIGRTGREPTRNDLFAGNDDLPANSTFHQQAESVVDQELGIRINKHAFNFQLNAYYMNFSNEIVLNGKIGPNGLLLTDNVKSSYRTGIELNAAYQCHAFRFSNNSSFNHSRIREESTTFSPILTPRFIINQEVGYQYKQLGLAVSGRYQDRSYLDFANTNTIGSYVLVNARAEYTLRGCTLSFFVNNITGAKYYNNGYVEADGTRKLFAQAPTNVYAAFKYSF, encoded by the coding sequence ATGAAACGACATCTACTTGCTACTGTATCAGTATTGTTATGGACTTTGTTTGCCAACGCCCAGGATAAGGATACAATTACCCAAAAGAAACTGGATGAGGTAGTCATCTATAAGGCTAATACCATTACGCCTGTCACCTACCAGAACCTGAACATGAAAGTAATAGACCAGAAAAACACCGGTCAGGAACCTGCATTCTTACTCTCAGAAACTCCTTCCATCACCGTATATTCTGATGCCGGCTCCTACCAGGGCTACTCTTATTACAGGATGCGCGGTATGGATCAAACCCGTATCAACACGACCCTTGATGGTATGCCACTGAACGAGCCGGAAGACCAGGGTGCTTATTTCTCTAACTACCCTGACATTCTCAACTCTATCAGCAATATCCAGCTCCAGCGTGGCGTCGGTACCTCCAAGAATGGTGCTGCCAGCTATGCAGGTAGTGTACAGCTCTTTTCTCCGGATTTAAAGGATTCTGCTAAAACCACTATCGGGGGTGGTTACGGCGCGTACAACAGCTACCGCCTCTTTGGCGAATACCAGACCGGCATTAAAAATCACAAAGCCTTCTACGTACGTGCTTCGCAGGTAGCTACAGATGGCTATAAATATCATGCTGCCAATAACTCCCAATCCATTTTCATGAGCGGTGGACTGTTCTATGATAAAAGCACCTGGAAACTCAACCTCATGGCAGGTCATCAAAAGAATGACATGGCCTGGCTGGGTGTTGCCGATACCCTCATAGCAAAAGACAGGAGAACCAATGGCAACCTGCCCAATGAAAAAGACCATTTCTTCCAGGGCCTGGTTCAATTGCAAAATATCTGGCAGCCCACTGCCCACGCGGCTATCAGCTCCAGTGTATATTACACTTACCTGAAAGGTGGTTATGGCTTCGATGGTAACAACTATATGGGGCTGCCATCAGAAGGCTACCTGTTTAACTACAATTTCCAGTCTCATTTTGTCGGTTTATTCAGCAACTATACATTGTCCAAAGATCATTATAAATGGACTACCGGCATTCATGGAAACCTTTACAACCGTCGCCATGCAGGCACTGACAATGTAGTTGGAGAACTATATCGCAACAAAGGTTATAAAAACGAATTAAGTGCATTCAGTAAAATAGAATATTACCTGAACCGCTTCACGCTTTATGCAGACCTGCAATACAGAATGACCACCTTCGATTACAAAGGCAGCGTACCATTCAACGAAATTCACTGGCAGTTCCTCAACCCTAAAGCTGGGGTGAACTTCGCCGTGAATCATTCTACCAGCCTGTACTACAGTATTGGCCGCACGGGTCGTGAACCAACAAGAAATGATCTCTTTGCCGGTAATGACGATCTGCCTGCTAACAGTACATTCCATCAACAAGCAGAATCAGTTGTGGACCAGGAACTGGGGATCAGGATCAATAAACATGCATTCAATTTCCAGTTGAACGCCTACTATATGAACTTCAGCAATGAGATCGTATTAAATGGTAAGATCGGCCCGAATGGTTTATTGCTAACTGACAATGTTAAGAGCAGCTACAGAACCGGTATTGAACTGAACGCTGCTTATCAGTGCCATGCATTCCGCTTTAGCAACAACAGCTCTTTCAATCATAGCCGTATCAGGGAAGAAAGTACCACCTTCAGCCCTATCCTCACGCCCCGGTTTATCATCAACCAGGAAGTAGGGTACCAGTATAAACAATTAGGATTGGCAGTATCCGGCAGATACCAGGATCGTTCTTACCTGGACTTTGCAAATACCAATACTATCGGGAGCTACGTTTTAGTGAATGCACGCGCTGAATATACATTAAGGGGTTGCACACTCAGTTTCTTTGTCAATAACATTACGGGGGCTAAGTATTATAACAATGGTTATGTAGAAGCAGACGGTACCCGTAAATTATTTGCACAGGCACCCACCAATGTGTATGCTGCCTTTAAATACAGCTTCTGA
- a CDS encoding serine hydrolase domain-containing protein codes for MSKILITLLCLYSTIACGQKYDFSAVDKFIEDHATVYDDGVAVLVTQNGKVIYKKELDLKVDDKRLIASCSKWLSGAVIMSLVDEGKLSLTDTVGKFLPIFTQYHKGNITIRQLFSHTSGFPGNSPRHYESSGFMTLESAVDSIAVFTGLINPPGTKFNYGGVSMQVAGRIAEIVSGKSWQALFNEKIGKPCDMNANYVIMSFRNPMIAGGVRTSATDYVHFLEMIVNKGVYKGQRVLSEAAIATMLQDQTNGAVIENTPYPRNPFSPQPEKPVRYGIGNWIDVVNPDGTILETSSPGAFGTHPWQDEVHHVAGIIFTRTELKKSALVSLQIRKMIRDILNSKP; via the coding sequence ATGAGCAAGATCCTAATCACATTATTGTGTCTATACAGCACTATTGCCTGTGGACAGAAATACGATTTCTCCGCTGTCGATAAATTCATCGAAGACCATGCTACCGTTTATGATGATGGGGTAGCAGTACTGGTGACCCAAAATGGTAAAGTGATTTACAAGAAAGAACTGGACCTGAAGGTAGATGATAAAAGGCTCATCGCTTCCTGTTCCAAATGGCTGTCAGGTGCCGTGATCATGTCATTGGTAGATGAAGGGAAATTATCATTGACCGATACTGTCGGGAAATTCCTGCCCATTTTTACCCAATATCATAAAGGCAATATCACCATTCGCCAGCTCTTCTCCCATACGTCCGGTTTCCCGGGCAATAGCCCCCGGCATTATGAATCCAGCGGATTTATGACACTGGAATCAGCAGTCGATTCCATCGCAGTATTTACAGGCCTAATCAATCCTCCCGGTACGAAATTTAATTACGGTGGCGTAAGCATGCAGGTAGCAGGTAGAATTGCAGAAATAGTTTCCGGCAAATCCTGGCAGGCATTATTCAATGAAAAAATCGGGAAGCCTTGTGATATGAATGCGAACTATGTAATTATGAGCTTTCGTAATCCAATGATCGCTGGTGGCGTCAGAACATCTGCCACTGATTACGTCCACTTCCTGGAAATGATTGTAAACAAAGGTGTGTATAAAGGTCAAAGAGTACTAAGTGAAGCGGCTATCGCTACCATGCTGCAGGACCAGACAAATGGTGCGGTAATAGAAAATACACCCTATCCCAGGAATCCTTTTTCTCCCCAGCCTGAAAAACCCGTTCGCTATGGTATCGGTAACTGGATTGATGTCGTTAATCCTGATGGAACAATCCTGGAAACAAGCAGCCCTGGTGCATTTGGTACACATCCCTGGCAGGATGAAGTGCATCATGTAGCAGGTATTATCTTTACCAGGACAGAACTAAAAAAGAGTGCCCTTGTAAGTTTACAGATCCGCAAAATGATCAGGGATATCCTGAATAGTAAGCCTTAA
- a CDS encoding TonB-dependent receptor, with product MRRHFFLFMMLIVGTLSAFSQKIHLTGQVIDQVSGDPLSGASITIEARGKQQSVVSGLNGAFIFKNLPEGTYPVHVKYVGYKHFSGSISAGTPLKVILEKEERSLHAVDISGRHDKTSAASAIQADRRANVVMNSLAARTIEISPDLSVANVSQRISGVSLERSTNGEGQYPIIRGMDKRYIYTLVNGIKIPSPDNKNRYVPLDIFPADLLDRLEVIKSLTPDREGDAIGGAINMVMKDAPDQFSIRANAAVGYADKFAHQDFTTFNHSTSLDRSPRATNTAAYQATMKDFPNSAFTYNTKKNPVNTLFNLSAGGRVWKDKLGIIVAGSYQNNYRNVNSVFFDTETDMNNGDAKVTSIQSRNYSIQQQRSGLHTKFDLKLDDRNQVKLYVAYMNLAKNEFRSKSDTNLVLGRTGEGTGRISNSYRTYHDVQQIFNTTLSGNHEITPRLHMDWSAVFSKASDNRPDEATLSLTTGVSKDATSGALVQAPLYLDGTSSREFTRNSDQDKAGYLNFTYKTDIADAKVDWSAGGMYRNKTRTSTYDEYTLRPTDPSTQTYNGNINNNNFTVFNGEGTATNALNYDATENVGAGYAMAKITWRRMELTGGARYEHTDLSWTSAVPNTVSGKTGSINYYDVLPSALLKYTIDKHQALRLSYYSAISRPNFYEVIPHTGGDPDADYQERGNSNLKRTTADNFDLRYEYYPHGLDQLLAGIFYKRLNNPIEYALENVGTNVYYMPDNFGKASNYGFELDVTKYLRKFGVRANYTYTHSAITTAKTLYYSTGTGTSQKQVEQTRPLQGQSAHVANISLLFKDDNKLGLNAQLALGYTSRRINTVSQFLDNDIWQKGFTQMDFSVEKSFCRRFAVYAKVNNILNTPYELEIRQPYTASGITGSVPHQTLGKNTFVRKDTYGANYLLGVKFKL from the coding sequence ATGAGGCGACACTTCTTCCTTTTCATGATGCTGATTGTTGGAACACTTTCAGCCTTTTCTCAAAAGATCCATCTGACTGGTCAGGTCATTGACCAGGTTTCCGGCGACCCATTATCAGGAGCCAGCATCACCATAGAAGCCAGGGGAAAACAACAATCTGTAGTTTCCGGCCTTAATGGCGCCTTCATTTTTAAAAACCTGCCAGAAGGCACTTACCCTGTACATGTAAAATATGTAGGATATAAACATTTCTCCGGTTCTATCTCTGCAGGCACACCGCTGAAAGTAATCCTGGAGAAAGAAGAACGCTCCCTCCATGCCGTAGACATCTCCGGCAGGCACGATAAAACGTCTGCTGCCTCCGCTATCCAGGCTGACAGAAGAGCAAACGTAGTCATGAACTCCCTTGCTGCCAGAACCATCGAAATCTCTCCCGACCTCTCCGTAGCCAACGTTTCTCAGCGTATCTCCGGCGTTTCCCTGGAAAGAAGTACCAATGGTGAAGGTCAGTACCCCATCATCAGGGGAATGGACAAACGCTACATTTACACCCTGGTAAATGGTATCAAGATCCCCAGCCCTGACAATAAAAACCGTTACGTACCACTCGATATCTTCCCTGCTGACCTCCTGGACAGGCTGGAAGTGATCAAGTCACTCACGCCAGACAGGGAAGGTGATGCGATAGGTGGTGCCATTAATATGGTCATGAAAGATGCACCTGATCAATTCAGCATCCGTGCAAATGCAGCAGTAGGTTATGCAGATAAATTCGCACACCAGGACTTCACTACCTTCAATCACAGCACAAGCCTGGATCGCTCTCCACGGGCAACCAACACTGCCGCTTATCAGGCTACTATGAAGGATTTTCCCAACAGTGCCTTCACTTATAATACCAAAAAGAACCCGGTCAATACCCTCTTCAACCTGTCTGCAGGTGGTCGTGTATGGAAAGATAAACTCGGTATCATCGTAGCGGGTAGCTATCAGAATAATTACCGGAACGTAAATTCCGTATTCTTCGATACCGAAACAGACATGAACAATGGCGATGCGAAAGTGACCAGCATCCAATCCAGGAATTATTCTATCCAGCAACAACGTAGTGGCCTGCATACCAAATTTGATCTGAAACTGGATGACAGGAACCAGGTCAAATTATATGTAGCCTACATGAACCTGGCTAAGAATGAATTCAGAAGTAAGTCTGACACCAACCTGGTCCTGGGTCGTACCGGCGAAGGAACGGGCCGTATCAGCAACAGTTACAGAACTTACCACGACGTACAGCAGATCTTCAATACTACCCTGAGTGGTAACCACGAGATCACCCCACGTCTGCACATGGATTGGTCAGCAGTATTCAGCAAGGCATCTGACAACAGACCTGACGAAGCTACCCTGAGCCTCACCACCGGCGTAAGTAAAGATGCTACTTCCGGTGCCCTGGTGCAAGCTCCACTCTACCTGGATGGTACTTCCAGCCGAGAATTTACCCGCAACTCAGATCAGGATAAAGCGGGTTACCTGAACTTCACTTATAAAACCGATATCGCAGATGCAAAGGTTGACTGGTCAGCAGGTGGTATGTACCGCAATAAGACCAGAACCAGTACCTATGACGAATATACGCTGCGCCCTACCGATCCTAGCACACAGACTTACAACGGTAATATTAATAACAACAACTTCACCGTATTCAATGGCGAAGGTACTGCTACCAATGCCCTGAACTACGATGCTACTGAAAATGTAGGTGCAGGCTATGCAATGGCAAAGATCACCTGGCGTAGAATGGAACTGACTGGTGGTGCACGTTATGAGCACACAGACCTGAGCTGGACAAGTGCCGTGCCTAACACCGTTTCCGGTAAAACAGGTTCCATTAACTACTACGATGTATTACCATCTGCCTTACTGAAGTACACTATCGACAAGCATCAGGCATTGCGTTTATCTTATTATTCTGCTATCAGCCGTCCAAACTTCTACGAAGTGATTCCTCATACAGGTGGCGACCCGGATGCTGATTACCAGGAGAGAGGTAATTCCAACCTGAAGAGAACCACTGCTGATAACTTTGACCTCCGTTATGAATATTATCCTCATGGACTGGACCAGTTACTGGCAGGTATTTTCTATAAGAGATTAAATAACCCGATTGAATATGCACTGGAAAATGTAGGTACCAATGTATACTACATGCCAGACAATTTTGGTAAAGCCAGCAACTACGGTTTCGAACTGGATGTAACCAAATACCTCCGTAAGTTTGGTGTAAGAGCAAACTATACTTACACGCACTCTGCTATTACTACAGCTAAGACTTTATACTACAGTACCGGCACCGGTACTTCTCAGAAACAGGTGGAACAGACAAGACCACTGCAGGGGCAATCTGCACACGTGGCAAACATTTCCCTCTTATTCAAGGATGATAATAAACTGGGGCTGAATGCACAGCTGGCACTGGGGTATACCAGCAGGAGAATCAATACCGTATCCCAGTTCCTGGACAATGATATCTGGCAGAAAGGTTTTACACAAATGGACTTCTCTGTCGAAAAGAGCTTCTGCAGGCGCTTCGCGGTGTATGCGAAGGTGAATAATATCCTGAATACACCGTACGAACTGGAGATCAGGCAACCATATACTGCAAGCGGTATCACCGGCAGTGTGCCTCACCAGACATTGGGCAAGAATACATTCGTTCGTAAAGATACTTATGGTGCGAACTACCTGCTGGGTGTAAAATTCAAATTATAA